The Oceanibaculum nanhaiense genome includes the window ATGTCGATGCTGGCCGGCGTCACGGTGAATTTCTTTCAAGGCATCAGCAGTGGCCTGACGCTGCGCTGGGTGTGGCGGGTGCTCGACCTCTATGCCGACACGCTGGCCCTGTCGCTCGGGCTGGCGCTGGCCTGCCTCGCCTGTACCCTCGTCCTCGGCGTGCCGGCGGCCTATGCGCTGGCCAAGCGACCGTCGCGACTGACGCGGCTGATCGAGGAAATGCTGGTGGTGCCGGTCGCCGTGCCCGGCCTGGCGACTGCTCTGGCATTGCTGATCGCCTATGGCGGCTTCCGCGAGTTCCGCACCAGCGCCGCCTTCATCCTGGTCGGCCATGTGCTGTTCACTTTGCCTTTCATGATCCGCGCCGTGCTGGCGGTCTTGTCCTCGATTGACCTTAAGACGCTGGAGGAGGGCGCGCGCAGCCTGGGCGCCAGCTTTCCGCAGCGCTTCTTTGGCGTGATCCTGCCGAATTGCCGGTCGGGCATCCTGGCCGGCTCGCTGATGGTGGTGACGCTCTCGATCGGCGAATTCAACCTGACCTGGATGCTGCACACGCCCCTGACCAAGACGCTGCCGGTCGGGCTTGCCGACAGCTACGCCTCGATGCGCCTCGAGATCGGCAGCGCCTACACGCTGATCTTCTTCGTGATGATCCTGCCGCTGCTGATGGCGATGCAGGCCCTGTCGCGCCCGCGCCGGCGCAAGGAAACCTGAGACATGACCACGCCTGGAACCCGTATCCGCCTGGCCGGCTGCGCCAAGATTTTCCCCGATGGCACGCGCGCGCTGGAACCACTCGATCTTGAGGTCAATGCCGGCGAGACGCTGGTGTTCCTCGGCCCCTCCGGCTGCGGCAAGACGACGACGCTGCGGCTGATCGCCGGGCTGGAAATGCCGGATGCGGGCGGGCGCATCCTGTTCGACGATGAGGATGTCACCGCGCTGCCCATCGAGAAGCGCAATGTCGGCATGGTGTTCCAGTCCTACGCGCTGTTCCCGAATATGAGCGTCGCCGGCAACATCGCCTATGGGCTGAAGATCCGCCGCGTGCCGGAATCCCAACGCCGCCGCCGCGTCGCCGAGATGCTGGACATGATGCGCATCACGGAACTGGCCGACCGGTCCATCGACCAGCTGTCCGGCGGCCAGCGGC containing:
- a CDS encoding ABC transporter permease, which encodes MNRPFLFAAQLALTLLVAAFLVIPVLMSMLAGVTVNFFQGISSGLTLRWVWRVLDLYADTLALSLGLALACLACTLVLGVPAAYALAKRPSRLTRLIEEMLVVPVAVPGLATALALLIAYGGFREFRTSAAFILVGHVLFTLPFMIRAVLAVLSSIDLKTLEEGARSLGASFPQRFFGVILPNCRSGILAGSLMVVTLSIGEFNLTWMLHTPLTKTLPVGLADSYASMRLEIGSAYTLIFFVMILPLLMAMQALSRPRRRKET